GTACTTTTTTTTATCCGCAATTCTGCATCTGATGTCATTTCCAATTTTCTTCATGTGGATTTTTAGGATATTGTACTCACACTACTACACTACTGTGCCACAGGATATCAAGCTCCACTATGGCACGTAGTGTGCCTGTGACAGCAATGGCTACTGAGAGTGGTGAGAATGGAAGACTTTGTTATGCCGTGTCAGCTATGCAAGGATACCGTGACACTATGGAAGATGCTGTGAGTAACCTACCAGCCTTTTGTAGGATTATCGGGAGCATAGTTATATGAAATATACATGATTGACTCGCTATTAGTTGCTGCTAAACAATGAAGACTTATGTGTAGCCTTCTTATATTCTGCAGCACAGAGTTGTTTTAGATCTTGATGCTGCAACTGCCACATCATTCTTTGGTGTTTATGATGGCCATGGAGGTTTGATCTTCAACATAATCTCCTTGAATAAGTTTTAAATGCATGAGGCCAGCAGACAGGCCAGATGTTTAGCAATCTGAGTTCTTTTGATATATAATCCTTTGTGCATTCATGATTACTGTTGACtctttattttgattttagcAACATACACCCTTTACCATGATACATGAGTTATTTGATGTTCTGTTTCAGGACCTGCTGTTTCAAAGTATTGCGCAAAACACTTACACAATGAGCTTCGCAAACATGCAGACTTTGGTCGTGATCCCATTGCTGCACTTGAGAGAACGTTCTTAAGGTTTGAAGAATTCTGTAGCTCTCTAAATTAACGCATCCTATATTTTGAGATCACATAACATAGCTCCCTTTGTTACTATAGTGGATGGAAAAGGACCGATATTGCCACATTCTTTGTTCACAGTTGATATACGTAATCGTTGTTCCTACTTAACTGTTGCAGGATGGATGAGAAGATGAAAACCAGGAAGGCAGCAAAGGAATTATGTGAATATGGTGGTAATGAATATTGGGAGAACTATAAAAAGGCTATACACAGCAGTCGTTTTCTACCTATCTGTGGGGAGGTGCTAACTCAACTATTTTGTTTATAAAATCTGATATGGAAACATGTAATGCTTACTCCATCTTCGATGTTTTTCAGAAGCCTCCCTATGATGGGCCAACTTCAGATGGATGTACCGCATGTGTGGTTCTCATTAGAGGCAACCAAATCATTGTAGCAAATGCTGGTGATTCTCGTTGTGTACTCTCAAGGAATAGTCAGGTGAGGTGACTGATCTGCTTGCATTTATCTGATACAGAATCAGCATGTCATTTTTTAATAGTACATGTCTAATGGTGCCTAAATACTCTATTTATTTCCATTGTTTACACAGCCAATGGCGTTATCCACCGATTTTAAACCAAACGTTCCAAGCGAAAGAATAAGAATAGAAAATGCGGGACGTACTGTAACTGTAACTGAAGCAAGAGGAAATATCCCTCGTATTGATGAAGGAATTGCGATCTCAAGATCACTTGGTATAGTTCTGATTCTGCCTACCTTTTTGGGTCTGTTGTGGGAATATACAATCGAGTGTATTGTAATCACTGCTTTACTTCATTACATTTCAGGTGACATGACGTACAAGGATATCGAAGGTTTATCTCCCCTACAACAACCAATGACTGCCCTTCCTGAAGTTCGCACTGTAAGTGTTACTAACTTGTGTCAGTAAAATATGATTTTATCCAGCTAGGTATCATCTAATGGAAAATTGCCCTTTGTTTGTTATAGGAAGATATAACTCATGATTCCCAGTTTCTTATTATAGCATGTGATGGAATCTGGtaagttttcagctaaaataCACAGGTGCATTGTTCTATTATGGTTTGCTTCAATGTCCATGATTCCATGCAGAATACATAAAGTCAAAATGACCGTTATCTTCCACACACTTGTTTCTTCAAAGTTCATATATAGAATATTATTCAAATTGTCCAAAGGATTTGTAGATTTTGATTCAGTTAAATTTGGATTGCTTTGGACTGGGGCACTGCACCACCATGCATAATTTTATATGGTTTCTCAAACTGTTGCAGAGTTCCTTTCCAGATTCGATGTGATGGGCCCACAGGGGCCCGAGTTACAGCAGGGTGAAATCAGCGAATCCTATGTGCTTATGTTTCTCAGCTCTTGAGTCCAGATAACTTTGCAAGTTAATTTGCTGAAAATGGTCATCATATTTATTTGATTTATTATGGAAGAACTTACTTGAAGAGCATGAAACTGCTTTACTTGAAGTAACATCGGTACTTAATGAAACATACTGGTTAAGTTTTGGCTTCCGGCCAACCTGAGTAGTATTCACTGATGTACTTAACTTTCTTTATGTTGTTTGCTCTAAATTCGTACGTCTCTTCATGTCCTTTGTAGGGATTGCATGACAAACCGGCAAGCAATTGATTTTGTAAGGATATACTTAGAGTCTGTGAGTATTCTTCTCTCTCCACATGTTTGCTTGTTTTGACAATGATGCATAAAGATAAGGGGACATTTTGTTATTAGATTCTAAACAAGGTTTGCGTGCACGGTGTGCTTATTTACTGAGAACATATATAGTACGTGCAAAATATTATCCGAACTGTGTATcaatcattttttttctttacatGGATAGCAGTGTACTTGCTCTTCTTATCTTAGCTACTACTCCCTCCGATCAAATTATAGATagttttagcttttctagataTGTAccatttgctatgcacctagatatatgCTATGTCTAGATATATAGCGAAAACTATGTATGTAGATTTGCTAAAACGATTTacaatttggaatggagggagtacctGATTTATTGGCATCTACAGTCTACACTCAAATAGTATAGCATGCTTTGCATCTTGTTCATGTTTTGTCGCTGTTGCCCTAACATTTGTTGTTGTCCAGAACGTAAGCCTGGCGGCCATCTGTGAGGCCATGCTTACACACTGCCTAGCAACCCCTAGAGGGAGGGACAACATGACTGTCATGCTGGTTCGGTTCAAGACCACCCTACCTCCGCCATCGCCACCTCCAAACATCCCACCTGCCGGTGGCCATAGTGATGAGGCGCCGCCAGCTGCTACCACAGCCGAAGTTGCTTCGTGCTCGCACTCCTAGAGCTCAGAGCTTTGAGTTCGTTTTGTCAGGAAAAGATGAGCTTGCTTACCCTGGTTCGTTCATGTGGTGCATCTTATCCCAGACAGAGTTTTGGAGTCGTTTTATCAGGTCAAGATGGACTTGATTTTTGTCTGCTATAGTATGATTTCCTATGAGAGTAGCTTGTCGTACTAGGTACTGACGACGGAGGTTTTGGCCTGCGAGCCATGTGTTTGGGTTAACACACCGTGTACGGTCTGGAGGATGCTTAATGCCTATTACTTTTCTAAATGGCTATTGCTGTCAGAACTTCTATGTGCATTTCTGTATAGATTCTCGCATTCCTGGATTTAAGCTTGCACATGTATTTGCCAGTCACTGCCTTAAGAATGTTTACGTTCCACAAACACCAGGTTACGTATGTCTTACATATGTGCTCACTGCATATTGCTTCAAGTTTAGTTTTTGAAAGCTAGGTTGGAGCTGCCAGTTCTAATGCTTTTAGAGTGAGTCTTTTTTTGCGAGGCTTTAGAGCGAGTCCACAAacaaactctctctctctctctctctctctctctctctctctctctctctctctctctctctctctctcgctcgctccccccccctctccctcgcTCCCTCTGACTCTAGAGTGAGTCTGAGCTGGTTATAGCCTGTGCGGTGGGTATTCTAGATTTCAAATGCTTTATGGATCGCTGCACTGTGCAAAGATTGCGCAAGAAAACTTTCTGATCCGGTCTGCCATGAAGTTGAATAGTTGATAGGATTGTTACATCAAGTCAGCACGAATTGAAGTAGGGTGGGATTCTGAAAATGGCTGCCTTGGCATTGAGATTCACGGGTCAAAGCTGAACCCGCACGGTCACTCCCCACATTGCAACCCAGGCTCCGGGGGGTGTCGTTGACAGCGAGGTGCCGAGCGCCGACCGGCGACGGCGGGGACACGTCCGAATCACAAAGCCAACTAAAGCCGCCGGTACTCCATATTTTGCCAGGGTCTTCAAGCTGCCAAGCATTGAGCTGAAACCTACTCACCAGAACACAATGCAATGGAAATCTGACAACAAGATCGACGGTACGCCCTTGGCTGTGCTCAAAGTGCCCATGGGCGCGAAACCGAAAAGTTAGCCCGTTTCAAATCTACGTGGGCCAGCACATATGCAGCCCATACAACAAAAACGGCACAGGTTATCCTGCCCAGCCCAACTAGGCCCACCTGTCCCATGGGAGCGAATCACTCGGGTCCATTCTATAAAACCTCCGCCCGCGAGGCTAGGGTTTCCTCCCAGCCGTCATCGCTTCGCGTCCGCCGCAGCCCGCCGCCAGGAGAGGTAAGGTGAGCtacccgccgccgctgccctccTCCATCCCCATCTCTCCCCTGTCCGCCCGACGTGCTCCCTTACTCCTTTGCCTTCGGAATCGGGTGCGTTTCTTTGTTGGGTAGCCGCCTAGCCGACTCGGTCTGGCTTCTGTGAAGAAGCAGGATCTGTTTTGTTACGCGCCTGTTATTGTGCGGATTATTGGCCTGATTCGCAAGGTGTAGCCCGCGATTAAGGATCTCTTTAGCCTTGTTGGTTTCTTGTGTCCGTTCGTGGCAACACCTTTTGTGGTTAATCATGAGAAAGCTTCTTTGGGGAGTCCTTGACCTTAGTACTCTTGTCGTCTCGTGTAGTAATGATACGTAGGGGTGATGTTTATGTTTCCAGTATGCTTGCCATGGTTGTTTGGGCACTATATGATTGCCTATCAATGGCCGTTTTGGATGCATTAAGGTCTAATCTGTTCTTGTCTAGGTATTGTGGCTTTATAATTACACTTAGTGACGAACTGCGACTGGGTTGAGATTGTAGTACTTAGGCTGCAGTTGTTGGTGCTATCCTGGGCTAATGGAGTAGTTTTCATGTAATAGCCTAATAGAACATGTTTTTTCTATGGTTTCAGTCCGTAATCCTTTGCTACGCACCCACCTGACATAATAATCTTTCTCTATGTGCAGTCCAGGAGGG
The sequence above is drawn from the Panicum hallii strain FIL2 chromosome 7, PHallii_v3.1, whole genome shotgun sequence genome and encodes:
- the LOC112899027 gene encoding probable protein phosphatase 2C 42, with the protein product MDADRILSLPLSSLSCEDHQGRISSSTMARSVPVTAMATESGENGRLCYAVSAMQGYRDTMEDAHRVVLDLDAATATSFFGVYDGHGGPAVSKYCAKHLHNELRKHADFGRDPIAALERTFLRMDEKMKTRKAAKELCEYGGNEYWENYKKAIHSSRFLPICGEKPPYDGPTSDGCTACVVLIRGNQIIVANAGDSRCVLSRNSQPMALSTDFKPNVPSERIRIENAGRTVTVTEARGNIPRIDEGIAISRSLGDMTYKDIEGLSPLQQPMTALPEVRTEDITHDSQFLIIACDGIWDCMTNRQAIDFVRIYLESNVSLAAICEAMLTHCLATPRGRDNMTVMLVRFKTTLPPPSPPPNIPPAGGHSDEAPPAATTAEVASCSHS